Below is a genomic region from Spirochaetales bacterium.
TCCTTACCCTTACCTTTCCCAAAAACAGAAAGATACTCACCTACGGCAAAGTGATGTGGAGCAGGCCGTTATCCTATAGTACAAACGCCGCCGGCATACAATTCTGGAATATTACGGATAAAAATAAACAGCTGCTGAAAGAAATAATCAATGATTCCAGAATGATAACGTCGTCGTTTTGAGGCAGAACATGAAGTATTCCCAGGGTTTTATCGGCAGGTTGTTCGTTATCAGACTCGAGGATGGAGACAGGCTTCCCGGTATTATCGAGGAGTTCGCGGCGAAACATTACATCAAACGGGGCATCTGCTTTTTCCTGGGTGGAATCGGGGAAGGAAGCCGGATCGTGTCGGGACCGAAAGACGGAAAGGTCATGCCGCCCGAACCGATGCTCTTTCAATTACATGATGTGCATGAAGTCGTCGGGATCGGGACCATCTTTCCGAATGACGCAGGAACCCCCGTCCTTCACGCGCACGCCGCGTTCGGAAGAAAGGAAACAACACTCACCGGCTGCATCAGGCCCGGCATCGATACCTGGAAAGTGGCGGAAGTGATCCTTCTCGAGATAAGCGGAAACTGCGGCACGCGAACACATGACAGGGAAACGGGATTTCACCTCCTCGACCCGGAATCATAGCGGGTATCACGATATCGATCGATTCAAAACAGTTTTCGCTTCTTTCGTCACATGCCGAGTATTTCCCTGACGGCGGAGACGGCCTCGGCTGGTGTTCCCACTTCCCTGATATACGGGCGGGAATCGCCATCGCCGGCCGGTTCGATCTTCCAGCTGCCGAATCCGATCACGGGCACCCCCGTTATATTGGCAAACGCGATTTCGTTCAGCGTCCCGTAGCTTCCCTCGAACGCAACAATCACATCGCTGGACCGCACGACCACCCCGTTCCTCAGGTGCCCCATCCCGGTCACGATTCTGTAGGAAAGATACCGATTGCCAGCCGTCCCGCTTTCTCCCGGAAGAATACCGATCGTCACACCGCCGGCCTTCCGGGCCCCTTCGCATGCCGCCTCCATGACGCCGCCCATACCGCCGCAGACGAGTGTCCAGCCTTCTCCTGCGATCAGTTTACCCGTCTCCAATGCCCGCCTTCGTGTTTCAGACCTGCAGCTGCTTCCGCCGATTATACCCACATAGATCATCGATCGTATCCCCGTCACGCTTCCGTAAAAGCGACCATCCTCATTTCGATCTTTGCGCCTTTCGGAAGCGAGGCAACCCCGATGGTCGAACGCGCCGGTTTATGCCCGCCCATTATCTCGCCGTAAATCCTGTTAATGGTTTCGAACTCGGAAAGATCGGTACAAAAAATAAGGGTTTCAACGACATTACCGAATCCTGAACCGGCGGCGCCAAGGACTTCCTTCAGATTACGCATAACCTGTCTCGTTTGTGCCTCGATATCGTCTCCGGCCAGCGTTCCCGTTTCAGGATCCAGGGCGATCTGAC
It encodes:
- a CDS encoding RidA family protein, yielding MGLSSVQTNGAPKAIGPYSQAVKAGNFIVTSGQIALDPETGTLAGDDIEAQTRQVMRNLKEVLGAAGSGFGNVVETLIFCTDLSEFETINRIYGEIMGGHKPARSTIGVASLPKGAKIEMRMVAFTEA
- a CDS encoding DNA-binding protein — protein: MKYSQGFIGRLFVIRLEDGDRLPGIIEEFAAKHYIKRGICFFLGGIGEGSRIVSGPKDGKVMPPEPMLFQLHDVHEVVGIGTIFPNDAGTPVLHAHAAFGRKETTLTGCIRPGIDTWKVAEVILLEISGNCGTRTHDRETGFHLLDPES
- a CDS encoding TIGR00725 family protein, which codes for MIYVGIIGGSSCRSETRRRALETGKLIAGEGWTLVCGGMGGVMEAACEGARKAGGVTIGILPGESGTAGNRYLSYRIVTGMGHLRNGVVVRSSDVIVAFEGSYGTLNEIAFANITGVPVIGFGSWKIEPAGDGDSRPYIREVGTPAEAVSAVREILGM